A region from the Bradyrhizobium erythrophlei genome encodes:
- a CDS encoding type III polyketide synthase: MSEAAMSKAAMSKAAVVKAAVVSLATSVPPHVLLQKDVLAAAWDVFQDRFPEFERFSSIFSNTGIIKRHAVKPFDWYLEPRGWPQRTAAFLEGAEALFVEVAEKALASAHLTGLDIDTAVTVTSTGIATPSLEARVARRMGFRSDISRVPVFGLGCAGGASGLSIASRLAQARPGSNVLLVTIELCSLALRHDELTKANIVAVSLFGDGAAAVVLRAGDGGATQIENAGEHLWPDTLGIMGWSVDPEGFGVIFRRTIPDFVRAHLNPAIVQILANMQLTTADIGRFICHPGGAKVVNALETALALDQGTLDCERQVIADYGNMSSPTILFVLEQAAAKGLPARSLLTALGPGFTASCVALRHAA; the protein is encoded by the coding sequence ATGTCAGAGGCTGCGATGTCCAAGGCCGCCATGTCCAAGGCTGCCGTGGTCAAGGCTGCCGTGGTCTCCCTGGCGACATCGGTGCCCCCACACGTGTTGTTGCAGAAGGATGTCCTGGCCGCGGCGTGGGACGTCTTCCAAGACCGCTTTCCCGAATTCGAACGCTTCTCCAGCATTTTTTCCAACACCGGCATCATCAAGCGCCACGCCGTAAAGCCGTTCGACTGGTATCTCGAACCGCGCGGCTGGCCGCAACGCACGGCGGCGTTTCTCGAAGGCGCCGAGGCGCTGTTCGTCGAGGTCGCCGAAAAAGCGCTGGCAAGCGCGCACCTCACCGGCCTCGACATCGACACCGCCGTCACCGTCACCTCCACCGGGATCGCCACGCCGAGCCTGGAGGCGCGGGTTGCCCGCCGCATGGGCTTCCGATCCGACATTTCGCGCGTGCCGGTGTTCGGGCTCGGCTGCGCCGGCGGAGCCTCGGGGCTGTCGATCGCTTCGCGCCTCGCCCAGGCGCGGCCGGGCAGCAACGTGCTGCTGGTGACGATCGAGCTCTGCTCGCTGGCGCTTCGCCACGACGAACTCACCAAAGCCAACATTGTCGCCGTCAGCCTGTTCGGCGACGGCGCCGCCGCGGTCGTGCTGCGTGCGGGCGACGGCGGCGCGACGCAGATCGAAAACGCCGGCGAACATCTTTGGCCGGATACGCTCGGTATCATGGGCTGGAGCGTCGATCCGGAGGGCTTCGGCGTGATCTTCCGCCGCACCATTCCCGATTTCGTGCGCGCGCATCTCAATCCCGCGATCGTGCAGATTTTGGCGAACATGCAGCTGACGACGGCTGATATCGGCCGGTTCATCTGCCATCCCGGCGGCGCCAAGGTCGTCAATGCGCTGGAAACCGCGCTCGCGCTCGATCAGGGCACGCTCGACTGCGAACGCCAGGTGATCGCCGACTACGGCAACATGTCGTCGCCAACCATCCTGTTCGTGCTCGAACAAGCCGCCGCAAAGGGGCTGCCGGCGCGCTCGCTGTTGACGGCGCTCGGCCCCGGATTCACCGCGAGCTGCGTCGCGCTGCGGCACGCCGCGTGA
- a CDS encoding isoprenylcysteine carboxyl methyltransferase family protein, translating into MTSAEFILALVTLQRAAELVVSSRNTSQLRARGAFEVAPRHYPFVVAVHAAWLISLWLFGRDQPLNAVALLLYIALQGLRLWVMWTLGARWTTRIIILPGEPLVAAGPYRLLPHPNYAVVASEIAILPLALGLPWLAALFTVLNATVLFIRIRAENRALAASRTMLARGA; encoded by the coding sequence GTGACCTCTGCCGAATTCATTCTCGCCTTGGTCACGCTGCAGCGCGCCGCCGAACTCGTCGTCTCCAGCCGCAACACCAGCCAACTCAGGGCACGCGGCGCATTCGAGGTGGCGCCGCGGCATTATCCTTTTGTTGTCGCGGTGCATGCGGCCTGGCTGATATCGCTCTGGTTATTCGGACGCGATCAACCGCTAAACGCCGTTGCCTTGCTCCTTTATATCGCGCTGCAAGGCCTTCGCCTCTGGGTGATGTGGACGCTCGGCGCGCGCTGGACGACGCGGATCATCATTCTGCCGGGAGAACCGCTCGTCGCGGCTGGCCCGTACCGGCTTCTGCCGCATCCCAATTACGCCGTGGTGGCCAGCGAGATCGCGATCCTTCCGCTGGCGCTCGGCCTTCCCTGGCTGGCCGCACTCTTCACCGTCCTCAACGCCACGGTTCTCTTCATTCGCATCCGCGCCGAGAACCGGGCGCTGGCGGCGTCGCGGACAATGCTTGCGCGTGGCGCCTGA
- a CDS encoding DHA2 family efflux MFS transporter permease subunit produces the protein MCLGMFMAILDIQVVATSLPTIQDALAISREAMSWIQTAYLIAEIIAIPLTGWLTRVLTLRWLFVTAIVLFTAASIGCALSGDFAVLVGFRVLQGFAGGTLIPAVFSAVFLLFPVRQHPLATTMAGIMAVLAPTVGPVVGGWITGTWSWHWLFLINVAPGIIAAVASPLLLPRAQPRPGDLLTLDGISLALIATALASFEIGLKQAPQDGWLSTRCAPLFALSAAATIIFAIRTLRAARPLVDLSTFQTRSFAIGCALSFCLGIGLFGSVYLMPVFLAYVRHHDAFEIGTIMLVTGVAQLLAAPLAGSLESRFDPRWLSALGFALFALGLGCSSLQSRVADFDEMFWPQVLRGAAIMFCLLPPTRLALGALAEAAVPDASGLFNLMRNLGGAIGIALIDTVLYGRTVGHAEALRDRLIAGDVTAARAIGLDLNLFLHRPPDVSDATVEAYVGPLVERAAFALSANEAWALLASAALLGLLLIPFAGPPPKRVGVEADERFQEPVISTPNPSTIARSPPAPSS, from the coding sequence ATGTGCCTCGGCATGTTCATGGCGATCCTCGACATTCAGGTGGTCGCGACCTCGCTGCCGACGATCCAGGACGCGCTGGCGATCTCGCGGGAGGCGATGAGCTGGATCCAGACCGCGTATCTGATCGCCGAGATCATCGCCATTCCGCTCACGGGGTGGCTGACGCGCGTGCTGACCTTGCGATGGCTGTTCGTGACGGCGATCGTCCTCTTCACCGCCGCCTCGATCGGCTGTGCGCTGTCGGGCGATTTCGCTGTCTTGGTCGGCTTCCGCGTGCTGCAGGGCTTTGCCGGCGGCACATTGATTCCGGCGGTGTTTTCCGCGGTGTTCCTGCTGTTTCCGGTCCGGCAGCATCCATTGGCGACCACGATGGCCGGCATCATGGCGGTGCTGGCGCCGACGGTCGGGCCCGTGGTCGGCGGCTGGATCACCGGCACCTGGTCCTGGCACTGGTTGTTCCTGATCAATGTCGCTCCCGGAATCATTGCGGCCGTCGCCAGCCCTCTGCTGCTGCCGCGCGCGCAACCTCGCCCCGGCGACCTCTTGACGCTCGACGGTATCTCGCTTGCACTCATCGCGACTGCGCTTGCGAGCTTTGAGATCGGATTGAAACAGGCTCCGCAGGACGGCTGGCTCTCCACGCGGTGCGCCCCGTTGTTTGCGTTGAGCGCCGCGGCGACAATCATCTTCGCGATCCGAACGCTGAGAGCGGCGCGTCCCCTGGTCGATCTGTCGACATTCCAGACGCGCTCGTTTGCGATCGGCTGCGCCCTGAGCTTTTGTCTCGGGATCGGCCTGTTCGGCTCGGTCTATTTGATGCCGGTCTTCCTCGCTTATGTCAGGCACCACGATGCCTTCGAGATCGGCACCATCATGCTCGTTACCGGCGTGGCGCAGCTTCTGGCCGCCCCGCTTGCCGGCAGCCTGGAAAGCCGGTTCGATCCGCGCTGGTTGTCGGCTCTCGGCTTCGCCCTGTTCGCGCTTGGCCTGGGTTGCAGCTCGCTGCAGAGCCGCGTCGCCGATTTCGACGAGATGTTCTGGCCGCAGGTGCTGCGCGGCGCAGCGATCATGTTCTGCCTGCTGCCACCGACGCGGCTGGCGCTGGGCGCGCTCGCTGAAGCGGCGGTGCCCGACGCCAGCGGCCTATTCAACCTGATGCGAAACCTCGGCGGCGCGATCGGCATCGCGCTGATCGACACCGTTCTCTACGGCCGCACCGTTGGACACGCCGAAGCGCTGCGCGACCGGCTGATCGCGGGCGACGTCACGGCGGCGCGGGCGATCGGACTCGACCTGAATCTGTTCCTGCATCGGCCGCCGGATGTGTCGGACGCCACCGTCGAAGCCTATGTCGGCCCCTTGGTCGAAAGAGCGGCGTTCGCCCTGAGCGCCAACGAAGCCTGGGCCCTGCTCGCTTCCGCGGCCCTGCTCGGCCTGCTGCTGATTCCGTTCGCGGGCCCGCCGCCGAAGCGGGTGGGAGTGGAAGCTGACGAACGGTTCCAGGAGCCGGTTATTTCGACGCCGAATCCTTCGACAATAGCGCGATCGCCTCCTGCACCGTCGTCATGA
- a CDS encoding SPFH domain-containing protein: protein MEAIFILVILLVIYGAVSLRVLKQYERGVVFLLGKFAGVRGPGLTLIFAPIQQMTRVSLRTVTMQIPSQKIITKDNVSIDIAAVAYYHISDPEKAVIAIENVYNAINQISQTTVRNVVGRFSLDQLLSDTASINDQIKNVIDLHTEPWGTQVTAVEIKDITLPDNMQRAMAKEAEAERERRAKIVAAEGEYQAAVKLGQAADIITQHPVALQLRTLQTMAEIAVEKNSTIIFPAQFMTTVQEAIALLSKDSASK from the coding sequence ATGGAAGCTATCTTCATTCTCGTCATACTGCTTGTCATCTATGGCGCGGTTTCGCTGCGCGTGCTCAAGCAATACGAGCGCGGCGTGGTGTTCCTGCTCGGCAAGTTTGCCGGCGTGCGTGGCCCCGGCCTGACGCTGATCTTCGCTCCAATCCAGCAGATGACGCGGGTGTCCCTGCGCACCGTCACCATGCAGATCCCCTCGCAGAAGATCATCACCAAGGACAACGTCTCGATCGATATCGCCGCGGTCGCCTATTACCACATCAGCGATCCGGAAAAGGCCGTGATCGCCATCGAGAACGTCTACAACGCGATCAACCAGATCAGCCAGACCACGGTGCGCAACGTGGTCGGCCGCTTCAGTCTCGATCAACTGTTGTCGGACACCGCCAGTATCAACGACCAGATCAAGAACGTCATCGACCTGCACACCGAGCCGTGGGGTACCCAGGTCACGGCGGTCGAGATCAAGGACATCACACTGCCGGACAACATGCAGCGGGCGATGGCCAAGGAGGCCGAGGCCGAGCGCGAGCGCCGCGCCAAGATCGTCGCCGCCGAAGGCGAATACCAGGCGGCGGTGAAACTCGGCCAGGCGGCCGACATCATCACGCAGCACCCGGTGGCGCTGCAGCTGCGCACCCTTCAGACGATGGCGGAGATCGCGGTCGAGAAGAATTCCACCATCATCTTCCCGGCGCAATTCATGACGACGGTGCAGGAGGCGATCGCGCTATTGTCGAAGGATTCGGCGTCGAAATAA
- a CDS encoding antibiotic biosynthesis monooxygenase family protein, giving the protein MFSVIFEVLPVGGRKDEYLDLAKHLKPILETIDGFVDNERFESRRRPGWVLSHSTWRDEKSVVRWRTQGEHHVIQGKGRFEIFADYHLRVGDVTFDTAPPRQAPILERRFDETEVGAAKLVTFTEITPEKGAAFAAQPDLLPAHLGVDLTGGAVVEHDVFASIYNPGKLALLVSWQDSKAGNAWSPRKMDDIEKLRHRRIRVVRDYGRFDRREAPQFYADVKGGETKHPEPAH; this is encoded by the coding sequence ATGTTTTCCGTGATCTTCGAAGTTCTGCCAGTCGGGGGCCGCAAGGACGAGTACCTCGATCTCGCCAAACACCTGAAGCCGATTCTGGAGACGATCGACGGTTTCGTCGACAATGAGCGCTTTGAAAGCAGGCGCAGGCCGGGATGGGTGTTGTCGCATTCCACCTGGCGCGACGAGAAATCGGTGGTGCGCTGGCGTACCCAGGGCGAACACCACGTCATCCAGGGCAAGGGCAGGTTCGAGATTTTCGCCGACTACCATCTGAGGGTCGGCGATGTCACCTTCGATACCGCTCCGCCCAGGCAAGCGCCCATCCTCGAACGGCGTTTCGATGAAACCGAAGTGGGCGCCGCGAAGCTTGTGACATTCACCGAGATCACCCCGGAGAAAGGCGCGGCTTTCGCGGCGCAACCCGATCTGTTGCCGGCTCACCTCGGCGTCGATCTGACAGGCGGCGCGGTGGTCGAGCATGACGTGTTCGCGAGCATCTATAATCCGGGAAAGCTGGCGCTATTGGTGTCGTGGCAGGACTCGAAGGCCGGCAATGCGTGGTCCCCGCGAAAAATGGACGACATCGAAAAACTGCGGCACCGCAGGATTCGGGTCGTGCGCGACTACGGGCGGTTCGACCGCCGCGAGGCGCCGCAGTTCTATGCAGACGTCAAGGGCGGCGAGACCAAACACCCGGAGCCCGCGCATTGA
- a CDS encoding alpha/beta hydrolase, protein MTDFSVAPRLDGREQHFRIPGPRDGLSLFLRFLPAEKTRFRRRRSVLYVHGATFPSALSIAHRFDGKSWRDALDEAGFDVWGLDFYGFGHSDRYPEMDQPAAVNPALCVAEDAALQLEAAIRFILAHQDLEQLSLISHSWGSMPAGLFAGKYSALIDRWVLFAPIGRRGPRRYEAPASFPAWRIVTAQDQWNRFVEDVPARVSPVLSRAHFEEWAERYLDSDPQSRSRDPAGVKTPLGPFSEIIKAWHGHLAYDPALVRAPVAIIRGEWDGLMLDDDAKWLFDAFTQSPEKRDIKIGRGTHLLHLEAMRPALWQESINFLLGGDASPAPA, encoded by the coding sequence ATGACTGATTTTTCCGTCGCGCCGCGGCTCGATGGCCGCGAGCAGCATTTCCGCATTCCCGGACCGCGGGACGGACTCTCGCTATTCCTGCGGTTCCTGCCAGCGGAGAAAACCCGGTTTCGGCGGCGCCGCTCGGTGCTCTATGTGCATGGTGCGACATTCCCGTCCGCGCTGTCGATCGCCCATCGCTTTGACGGCAAGTCGTGGCGCGATGCGCTGGACGAAGCCGGCTTCGACGTCTGGGGGCTTGATTTCTATGGCTTCGGTCATTCCGACCGCTATCCGGAAATGGACCAGCCCGCGGCGGTCAATCCCGCGCTGTGCGTCGCGGAGGATGCAGCCCTGCAGTTGGAAGCCGCCATTCGATTCATCCTGGCGCACCAGGACCTCGAGCAGCTATCGCTGATCTCCCATTCATGGGGCTCGATGCCTGCGGGCCTGTTCGCCGGCAAGTATTCCGCACTGATCGACCGCTGGGTGCTGTTTGCGCCGATCGGACGCCGCGGACCGCGGCGCTATGAGGCTCCGGCTTCGTTTCCCGCATGGCGGATCGTGACGGCGCAGGATCAGTGGAACCGCTTTGTGGAAGATGTTCCCGCCCGGGTGTCGCCGGTTCTGTCGCGGGCTCATTTCGAGGAATGGGCGGAGCGTTATCTCGACAGCGATCCGCAGAGCCGCTCGCGCGATCCCGCCGGCGTCAAGACTCCGCTCGGACCGTTCAGCGAGATCATCAAGGCGTGGCACGGCCATCTGGCGTACGATCCGGCGCTGGTCCGCGCGCCGGTCGCCATCATCCGCGGCGAGTGGGACGGGCTGATGCTCGACGACGACGCGAAATGGTTGTTCGATGCCTTCACCCAATCGCCGGAAAAGCGCGACATCAAGATTGGCCGCGGCACACATTTGTTGCATCTGGAAGCGATGCGGCCGGCGCTTTGGCAGGAAAGCATCAATTTCCTGCTCGGCGGCGATGCCTCGCCGGCGCCAGCCTGA
- a CDS encoding alpha/beta fold hydrolase codes for MPTKQPSSPDEYKYVATEFGNIAYREAGSGPPAILVHGVLLNGHLWDRLIERLADVRRCIAIDILAHGATGAGSDQDLSFDAQAGMLAAFCTAMKFEKVDVVANDSGGGIAQIFAARHPEFIGSLALTDCDTHDNWPPKQAEPLHRLAKDGGLGAIGRRMLDDVAFARASFGPGFECPEQLSSEDFRTWLEPLFKSPASTRNLERFIASFDNRQTVAVEPLLRKLEAPTLIVWGTADAFFPVKWAYWLRGAIPGARKVVELEGAKLFLPWDRPAELASALRDFWQ; via the coding sequence ATGCCGACAAAACAACCGTCTTCGCCAGATGAATACAAATATGTTGCGACCGAGTTCGGAAATATCGCCTACCGGGAGGCCGGATCAGGGCCCCCTGCGATCCTCGTTCACGGCGTTCTCCTCAATGGCCATCTCTGGGACAGGCTGATCGAGCGGCTTGCCGATGTCAGGCGATGCATCGCGATCGATATTCTCGCGCATGGCGCGACCGGCGCGGGCAGCGACCAGGACCTGTCGTTCGATGCTCAGGCGGGCATGCTCGCCGCGTTCTGCACGGCCATGAAGTTCGAAAAGGTGGACGTCGTCGCCAATGACAGCGGCGGGGGAATTGCCCAGATCTTCGCGGCACGTCACCCGGAGTTCATCGGGAGCCTTGCGCTGACCGACTGCGATACCCACGATAACTGGCCGCCGAAGCAGGCCGAGCCCTTGCACAGGCTGGCGAAGGACGGTGGCCTTGGCGCGATCGGACGCCGCATGCTCGATGACGTCGCCTTTGCCAGAGCTAGCTTTGGCCCCGGCTTCGAATGTCCGGAGCAACTATCGTCAGAGGATTTCAGGACCTGGCTCGAGCCTCTGTTCAAATCGCCAGCGTCGACGCGTAACCTCGAGCGATTCATTGCTTCCTTCGATAACAGGCAGACTGTGGCGGTCGAGCCATTGCTTCGCAAGCTGGAGGCGCCAACGCTGATCGTGTGGGGCACCGCCGATGCCTTCTTTCCGGTGAAATGGGCCTATTGGCTGCGCGGCGCCATCCCGGGAGCGCGCAAAGTCGTCGAACTCGAGGGTGCGAAATTATTTCTTCCGTGGGACCGGCCGGCTGAACTCGCGAGCGCGCTGCGAGATTTCTGGCAATAG